The Blastopirellula sediminis sequence TCAGGGAACGATGACGGTCGAAATCGGCGGCGAGTTCGAATAAGATTCCGACATGAGTGAGCAACCTGTAGAAGGCGCCGGCGGAATCGCTACGTTCGGACGCTGGGCGGGACTAGCGACTGCAATCGCGTTCATCGTCTCGCCGAGCTTCGGCTGGCAATTGCATCCGGTCGATCCAAAACTGAATTACATGGCGGGGATCGCTGCGCTGATGGCGATCTGGTGGTTGACCGAGGCGCTGCCGATGGCGGCGACGGCGCTCGTGCCGCTCGCGCTGATGCCGCTGTTTGGAATCGCGTCGATGGCCGACGTTTCGGCCAGCTACGGCAGTCGCTTCATCTACTTGTTCCTGGGCGGCTTCCTGATCGCCTTGGCGGTGGAAGAAAGCGGACTCCATCGCCGTTTAGCTCTTTCGATCGTCTACGCGATGGGAGACAAGCCGCGGCGAATCGTGCTCGGCTTCATGATTGCGACGGCGGCGCTGTCGATGTGGATTTCCAATACGGCGACCGCGCTGCTGATGCTGCCGATTGCGGCGAGCATTTTGACGCGCGTCGACGCGGGGAAGATGTCGCTGGAACGTCGCGTCAATTTGGGAGCGGCGCTGATGCTGGGAATCGCCTACGCGGCGAGTATCGGCGGGGTGGCGACGATCGTCGGCACGCCCCCCAACGTCGCCTTCGCGAGTTTTTACGCAACCGAATACCCAAACGGAGAACCGGTCAGCTTTTTGAGCTGGATGTTGGTCGCGACTCCATTCTCGATCGCCTTTCTCGCGATCGGCTGGTGGATGATGACCTATTGGATTTTTCCGTGCGGGTCGGAAGCGTCGATCGGCGGTCGTTCGGTCATTCGCGAGGAACTCGACAAGCTCGGCGCGATGGTGGCGGCCGAGTGGCGCGTCGGAGCGATTTTCCTGATCACCGCGCTCCTCTGGATCATGCGCGAGCCGGTGAAAGGTTGGGGCTGGGGACCGCTACTACAGAACAAGTTTGTCGACGATGGAACGGCGGCGATCTTCATGGCCCTCTTCTGTTTTCTACTCCCCAGCGGCAAAGAGGATGGCAGTCGGCTGCTGAATTGGAAATCGACCGCCAGGATTCCGTGGGGCGTGTTGTTGCTGTTCGGCGGCGGTGTGGCGCTGGCCGGCGGCCTGGAGGATACCGGGCTCGATCGTTACCTCGGCGATTTTCTCGCCACGACGATGCGCGGACTGCCGCCGGTGGTGATGGCGGCTCTGACCGCCAACGGTATGATCTGGCTGACCGAGTTGACCTCGAATCTGGCCAGCGTGCAGATGCTGAATCCGATTTTGGCCAGCACGGCCGACGAGTTGCAGGTGAGTCCGCTCCTATTGCTGATTCCCTCGACCTTGGCGGCCAGCTGTGCGTTTATGATGCCGGTCGCGACGCCCCCGAACGCAATCGTCTACAGTTCGGGCCGGGTGACGATGCGGCAGATGGTGAAGGCCGGGTTCCTGCTGAACCTGGTTTCGCTGGCCCTGATCATCCTGGTCATCTCGACGATCGGACCCCTGATTTTCGAGTCGCTGACGATGTAATCTCCGCCCAGTTGGGGGCGAATTTGTCGCCCGGGCGATGCGTTGGTATCCTAGAAAGTTCAATGTCCCCCGCTTCTTCCTACCCTTGCTGTGAGAGTTGGTCATGAAACGCGCCATCTGTCTTTCCTTTTTCGCTCTATTGGCCCTTGCGGTGGTCGCTATGAATTCTCGTTCGAACGCCGAAGAAGCGGCGAAACCGGAAAAGCTGCTGCGTCACGTCGTCTGTTTCAAGTTCAAGGAAGAAGCGAAGCCGTCGGACAAGAAGGCGGTCGAAGATGCGTTCGCCGCGCTGCCGAGCAAGATCAAGCAGATCTCCGACTTTGAATGGGGAACCAATAACAGCCCCGAAATGCTTGATCAGGGTTACACCCATTGCTTCCTGGTCACTTTCAAGAGCGAAGCCGATCGCGAAGCGTATCTGCCGCACCCCGCACATAAAGAGTTCGTCGAGTTGCTGCTGCCGCACTTGGAAGAAGCGTTCGTCATCGACTACTGGGCTACGAAGTAACTCGCCATGCGACCAACAGGTTCCGTTCAATTTGACAACTCCGGTCGCGTCGTACTCGTCACCGGAGGCGCCGGAGGTATTGGTCTGGCGATCTGTCAGGCCTTCGCCGCTTCCGGCGCGACCGTTTACGCCGTCGACGTCTCGCAGCCCGAAGGGGAATTGCCGGCCAAGCTGATCTCGGGAGACGTCTCTAATCGGGACGATTGTCGGCGCGTCATTGCGCAGATCGTCGTAGAAGCGGGCGCCGTCGACGTGCTCGTCAACAACGCCGCGATCCAGCCGCCGGCCTCGTACAAGCCGATCGACGAATTGCCGACCGAAGTTTGGGACAAGATGGTCGCGATCAATCTTTCCGGCTACGCCTATATGGCGATGGAAGCGGCCGCCGTTATGCGCAAGCAGCACAGCGGAGTGATCGTCAATATGGCGAGCGCGCAAGGTCACCGTACCGCGCGCGAGG is a genomic window containing:
- a CDS encoding SLC13 family permease — translated: MSEQPVEGAGGIATFGRWAGLATAIAFIVSPSFGWQLHPVDPKLNYMAGIAALMAIWWLTEALPMAATALVPLALMPLFGIASMADVSASYGSRFIYLFLGGFLIALAVEESGLHRRLALSIVYAMGDKPRRIVLGFMIATAALSMWISNTATALLMLPIAASILTRVDAGKMSLERRVNLGAALMLGIAYAASIGGVATIVGTPPNVAFASFYATEYPNGEPVSFLSWMLVATPFSIAFLAIGWWMMTYWIFPCGSEASIGGRSVIREELDKLGAMVAAEWRVGAIFLITALLWIMREPVKGWGWGPLLQNKFVDDGTAAIFMALFCFLLPSGKEDGSRLLNWKSTARIPWGVLLLFGGGVALAGGLEDTGLDRYLGDFLATTMRGLPPVVMAALTANGMIWLTELTSNLASVQMLNPILASTADELQVSPLLLLIPSTLAASCAFMMPVATPPNAIVYSSGRVTMRQMVKAGFLLNLVSLALIILVISTIGPLIFESLTM
- a CDS encoding Dabb family protein; this encodes MNSRSNAEEAAKPEKLLRHVVCFKFKEEAKPSDKKAVEDAFAALPSKIKQISDFEWGTNNSPEMLDQGYTHCFLVTFKSEADREAYLPHPAHKEFVELLLPHLEEAFVIDYWATK
- a CDS encoding SDR family NAD(P)-dependent oxidoreductase, coding for MRPTGSVQFDNSGRVVLVTGGAGGIGLAICQAFAASGATVYAVDVSQPEGELPAKLISGDVSNRDDCRRVIAQIVVEAGAVDVLVNNAAIQPPASYKPIDELPTEVWDKMVAINLSGYAYMAMEAAAVMRKQHSGVIVNMASAQGHRTAREVPAYGPIKAANLMQAKQWGVELAREGVRVVSVSPGAVGTPLLRASLAQQGGEESLANRHPLGRIAEPSEIAAAVLWLASDGASFVTATDLEVDGGLGAFAAFADPFSVTTMPGKNDC